A section of the Arabiibacter massiliensis genome encodes:
- a CDS encoding amino acid ABC transporter ATP-binding protein — translation MADAISVSNIYKSFGTVEALKGVSLEVAEGEKVVVIGPSGSGKSVLIRCINGLEMPDAGRIVVDGMDLSDRKVNARALARDVAMVFQSYNLYPHKTVLQNVTLAPIKVLKVPRDQAERDGRAYLERVGLSDKVDKYPDQLSGGQQQRVAIARALNMHPKIMLLDEPTSALDPEMVQEVLDVIKSLAETNMTIVMVTHEMGLAREAADKVVFMENGLVVDQGTPHYLFDETDNARVKSFLSKIL, via the coding sequence GTGGCAGACGCTATCTCGGTATCCAATATCTATAAGAGCTTCGGCACCGTGGAGGCGCTCAAGGGCGTGTCGCTTGAGGTTGCCGAGGGTGAGAAGGTCGTGGTCATCGGACCGTCGGGCTCGGGCAAGAGCGTGCTCATCCGCTGCATCAACGGGCTCGAGATGCCGGACGCCGGCCGCATCGTGGTGGACGGCATGGACCTTTCCGACCGCAAGGTGAACGCCCGCGCGCTCGCCCGCGACGTGGCCATGGTATTCCAGAGCTACAACCTCTATCCGCACAAGACGGTGCTGCAGAACGTGACGCTCGCGCCCATCAAGGTGCTCAAGGTGCCGCGCGATCAGGCTGAACGCGACGGGCGGGCCTACCTTGAGCGCGTGGGCCTCTCCGACAAGGTGGACAAGTACCCCGACCAGCTCTCCGGCGGCCAGCAGCAGCGCGTGGCCATCGCCCGCGCGCTCAACATGCATCCCAAGATCATGCTCCTCGACGAGCCCACGAGCGCGCTCGACCCCGAGATGGTGCAGGAGGTGCTCGACGTCATCAAGTCGCTCGCGGAAACCAACATGACCATCGTCATGGTCACCCACGAGATGGGCCTTGCCCGCGAGGCGGCCGACAAGGTGGTGTTCATGGAAAACGGCCTGGTGGTGGACCAGGGCACGCCGCACTACCTGTTCGACGAGACGGACAACGCCCGCGTCAAGAGCTTCCTCTCGAAGATACTTTAG
- a CDS encoding helix-turn-helix transcriptional regulator, producing the protein MDDLDRSLQEHMKDPEFAAEYERLEPMYDIISAITVARAEQNLTQRELAERCGMRQSAFARLESGNANPTLKTLQQVARGLGKKLRISFV; encoded by the coding sequence ATGGATGATCTGGACAGGAGCCTCCAAGAGCATATGAAGGACCCGGAGTTCGCTGCCGAGTACGAGCGCCTGGAGCCGATGTACGACATCATCAGCGCCATCACGGTGGCGCGCGCGGAGCAGAACCTCACCCAGCGCGAGCTGGCCGAGCGCTGCGGCATGCGGCAGAGCGCGTTCGCTCGCCTGGAGTCCGGCAATGCGAACCCCACGCTCAAGACGCTGCAGCAGGTGGCCCGGGGCCTCGGCAAGAAGCTGCGCATCAGCTTCGTGTGA
- a CDS encoding amino acid ABC transporter permease — MLEIFAPYKWEALFQRWPDILAAFGTTVGISALALVIALALGILFGVLSVSRIPVLRWVTRVYVEVVQNVPLLLQVFVFYAIFPLLGLSLAAFWIGVLAIGIYHGGYISEVVRSGIGSIHRGQFEAAKSQGFSYWQAMFLIILPQAFRIIMPPLAVQAANLVKNTSVLALIAGGELMYFSNSFAGSTSYYGPVYVVAALLYFAICFPLSRLALYLERRTRAHRHLATGDASEALGEDAMEVTPGTHDITGRAAAATMAAGVDTMLDTVDIAPARQAPSPRHPLHVLGEEADAAGRGPLEQAFTGRQAAEIADEIGREIAQEIAEECGGDEAGAARAMRTKSGRVKAHRKLERRVAARRGLEGPVDAEGAAMPATLDAAAEGARDLRSKGHRRSAEADEALASRAETATSDRITRDVRRRVEARLGEDAFLDNLSVPGEIGGAAERLAHVRIPRDEADFDAESEDAVARQQRAARRRAAEAGVATGGPETPEPDDVKLDQGADEAGRIAADDAELGREEDR, encoded by the coding sequence ATGCTTGAGATCTTCGCACCCTACAAGTGGGAGGCGCTCTTCCAGCGCTGGCCCGATATCCTGGCCGCATTCGGCACCACGGTGGGCATCTCCGCGCTCGCCCTGGTCATCGCGCTTGCGCTCGGCATCCTGTTCGGCGTGCTGTCGGTGTCGCGCATCCCGGTGCTGCGCTGGGTCACCCGCGTGTACGTGGAGGTGGTGCAGAACGTGCCGCTGCTTCTGCAGGTGTTCGTGTTCTACGCCATCTTCCCGCTGCTGGGGCTCTCGCTCGCGGCGTTCTGGATAGGCGTGCTGGCCATCGGCATCTACCACGGCGGCTACATCTCGGAGGTGGTGCGCAGCGGCATCGGGTCCATCCACCGCGGTCAGTTCGAGGCGGCGAAGAGCCAGGGCTTCTCGTACTGGCAGGCCATGTTCCTCATCATCCTGCCGCAGGCGTTCCGCATCATCATGCCGCCTCTGGCCGTGCAGGCGGCGAACCTCGTGAAGAACACGTCGGTGCTCGCGCTCATCGCGGGCGGCGAGCTCATGTACTTCTCGAACTCGTTCGCGGGCTCCACCAGCTACTACGGGCCCGTGTACGTGGTGGCGGCGCTGCTGTACTTCGCCATCTGCTTCCCGCTGTCGCGTCTGGCGCTCTACCTGGAGCGCCGCACCCGCGCGCACCGGCACCTGGCCACGGGCGACGCGAGCGAGGCTTTGGGCGAGGACGCCATGGAGGTCACGCCGGGCACGCACGACATCACCGGGCGCGCGGCGGCCGCCACCATGGCCGCGGGCGTGGACACCATGCTCGACACGGTTGACATCGCGCCGGCCCGGCAGGCGCCCTCGCCGCGCCACCCGCTGCACGTGCTGGGCGAGGAGGCCGACGCCGCCGGACGCGGGCCCTTGGAGCAGGCGTTCACCGGGCGGCAGGCAGCCGAGATCGCCGACGAGATAGGCCGCGAGATAGCCCAGGAGATCGCCGAGGAATGCGGCGGCGACGAGGCCGGCGCCGCGCGCGCCATGCGCACGAAGTCGGGCCGCGTGAAGGCGCATCGCAAGCTGGAGCGCCGCGTGGCCGCCCGCCGCGGGCTGGAGGGGCCGGTGGACGCCGAGGGCGCGGCGATGCCGGCCACGCTCGACGCGGCCGCGGAGGGCGCGCGCGACTTGAGGTCGAAGGGCCATCGCAGGTCGGCCGAGGCCGACGAGGCGCTGGCCTCGCGCGCCGAGACGGCCACGAGCGACCGCATCACGCGCGACGTGCGCCGTCGCGTGGAGGCGCGCCTCGGCGAGGACGCTTTTTTGGACAACCTTTCCGTCCCCGGCGAGATCGGCGGCGCGGCCGAGCGCCTGGCCCACGTGCGCATCCCGCGCGACGAAGCCGATTTCGACGCCGAATCCGAGGATGCGGTCGCGCGGCAGCAGCGGGCCGCGCGCCGTCGCGCGGCGGAGGCCGGCGTCGCGACGGGCGGCCCCGAGACTCCCGAGCCCGACGACGTCAAGCTGGACCAAGGGGCCGACGAGGCCGGCCGCATCGCCGCCGACGATGCCGAGCTGGGGCGGGAGGAGGACCGATGA
- a CDS encoding ABC transporter ATP-binding protein — MEPSISVQGLKKTFRLSAKQRKIDRTDARTKTAVDGLSFDVFPGEIYGLLGPNGAGKTTTLRMLAALVKPDEGDALVEGSSVVSDPMAVRAKIGFLTSELKLEDVFSPDYLFDFFSELHHVAPAVRDERKRALFGRFGIDAFAQTKVADLSTGMKQKTSLAMSLAHDPRVIVFDEPTNGLDVLTAKTVTDFLVELKGEGRTVLLSTHIFSLVEKVCDRVGVIIDGRMAASGTLPEVTGGRALEDAFFDLYAQTVGEAS, encoded by the coding sequence ATGGAGCCATCCATTTCCGTGCAGGGCCTGAAAAAGACCTTCAGGCTCTCGGCCAAGCAGCGTAAGATCGACCGCACCGACGCCCGCACGAAAACCGCCGTCGACGGTCTATCGTTCGACGTGTTTCCCGGCGAGATATACGGCCTTCTGGGCCCCAACGGCGCCGGCAAGACCACCACGCTGCGCATGCTCGCGGCGCTCGTGAAGCCCGACGAGGGCGACGCGCTGGTGGAGGGGTCTTCGGTGGTGTCCGACCCCATGGCGGTGCGCGCGAAGATAGGCTTCCTCACCAGCGAGCTCAAGTTGGAGGACGTGTTCTCGCCCGACTACCTGTTCGACTTCTTCAGCGAGCTGCACCATGTGGCGCCTGCCGTGCGCGACGAGCGCAAGCGGGCGCTGTTCGGCCGCTTCGGCATCGACGCGTTCGCGCAGACGAAGGTGGCCGACCTGTCCACCGGCATGAAGCAGAAGACCTCGCTCGCCATGTCGCTTGCGCATGACCCGCGCGTCATCGTGTTCGATGAGCCCACGAACGGCCTGGACGTGCTCACGGCCAAGACGGTCACCGACTTTCTGGTTGAGCTTAAAGGCGAGGGCCGCACGGTGCTTTTGTCCACGCACATATTCAGCCTGGTGGAGAAGGTGTGCGACCGCGTGGGCGTGATCATCGACGGGCGCATGGCCGCCAGCGGCACGCTGCCGGAGGTCACGGGCGGCCGCGCGCTTGAGGACGCGTTCTTCGACCTGTACGCGCAGACGGTGGGGGAGGCGTCATGA
- a CDS encoding amino acid ABC transporter permease produces MNDIAALFTWVNMRFLLQGLGMTLLISALAIACSIVLGTVISVMRTSNVRALRGIATAYIEVFKNTPLLLWIMFTFFVAQLPPIGAAVLAFTLFTSASVAEIVRGGLASVPHGQYEAARSQGFSTVQTYLLIILPQALRNMVPALLSQFVTTIKDTSYLWGAMALQELMGRGMILMNSYNSTAQIFAIFGIMAAVYFVVCFTLSQIVRAYQRKLKEARTS; encoded by the coding sequence ATGAACGACATAGCCGCGCTCTTCACCTGGGTTAACATGAGGTTCCTCTTGCAGGGCCTCGGGATGACGCTGCTCATCAGCGCGCTCGCCATCGCATGCTCCATCGTGCTGGGCACCGTGATCTCGGTCATGCGCACGTCGAACGTCCGCGCGCTGCGGGGCATCGCGACGGCCTACATCGAGGTGTTCAAGAACACGCCCTTGCTGCTGTGGATCATGTTCACGTTCTTCGTGGCGCAGCTGCCGCCCATCGGGGCGGCCGTGCTCGCGTTCACGCTGTTCACGAGCGCGAGCGTCGCCGAGATCGTGCGCGGAGGTTTGGCCAGCGTGCCGCACGGCCAATACGAGGCAGCTCGCTCGCAGGGCTTCTCCACGGTGCAGACCTACCTGCTCATCATCCTGCCGCAGGCGCTGCGCAACATGGTGCCGGCGCTGCTGTCGCAGTTCGTGACCACCATCAAGGACACGAGCTACCTCTGGGGCGCCATGGCGCTGCAGGAGCTCATGGGCCGCGGCATGATCCTCATGAACAGCTACAACTCGACCGCGCAGATCTTCGCCATCTTCGGCATCATGGCCGCCGTCTACTTCGTCGTGTGCTTCACGCTCTCCCAGATAGTCCGCGCCTACCAGCGGAAGCTGAAGGAGGCCCGCACGTCGTAG
- a CDS encoding methyltransferase domain-containing protein, whose amino-acid sequence MDENFEPLLTTRDWNEEWKRLQRARRRPDDASYWDKRARTFTTKDAPNPYVERFLELAAIRPGETVFDMGCGTGALSIPLGLAGHKVVAADFSQGMLDRLREDLDAYGVTTVFPKLMSWEDDWPALGVRPGMVDVCVASRSVATADMRDSLLRLTDVARRRVCATLATGASPRTDERVLAAIGLKSVLGHDYLYALNILANEGLRPELAYIDSTRADTFDTAEEAYEAFARMAEDSCGATTPAPAMAAALGRLREWLDANLMENERAGEPDKKGVPEKRLRLREPRTVTWAFLAWDK is encoded by the coding sequence ATGGACGAGAACTTCGAGCCGCTGCTCACCACCCGCGACTGGAACGAGGAGTGGAAGCGCCTCCAGCGCGCCCGCCGCCGCCCCGACGACGCGTCGTACTGGGACAAGCGCGCACGCACGTTCACCACCAAGGACGCGCCGAACCCCTACGTGGAGCGGTTCCTGGAGCTGGCGGCCATCCGCCCCGGCGAGACGGTGTTCGACATGGGCTGCGGCACGGGGGCGCTGTCCATCCCGCTGGGGCTCGCCGGCCACAAGGTGGTGGCGGCCGACTTCTCGCAGGGCATGCTCGACCGGCTGCGGGAGGACCTGGACGCCTACGGCGTGACCACCGTGTTCCCCAAGCTTATGAGCTGGGAGGACGACTGGCCCGCCCTCGGCGTGCGCCCGGGGATGGTCGATGTGTGCGTGGCTTCGCGCTCGGTGGCCACGGCCGATATGAGGGATTCGCTTCTGCGCCTGACCGACGTGGCGCGCCGCCGCGTGTGCGCGACGCTGGCCACCGGGGCCTCGCCGCGCACCGACGAGCGGGTGCTCGCCGCCATCGGCCTCAAGAGCGTGCTCGGCCACGACTACCTCTACGCCCTCAACATCCTGGCGAACGAGGGCCTGCGCCCGGAGCTCGCCTACATCGACTCCACGCGCGCCGACACGTTCGACACCGCCGAGGAGGCCTACGAGGCGTTCGCGCGCATGGCCGAGGACTCCTGCGGCGCGACGACGCCCGCGCCCGCGATGGCCGCCGCCCTCGGGCGGCTGCGCGAATGGCTGGACGCGAACCTCATGGAGAACGAGCGCGCCGGCGAGCCCGACAAGAAGGGCGTGCCCGAGAAGCGCCTACGCCTACGCGAGCCCCGCACCGTCACCTGGGCCTTCCTCGCTTGGGACAAGTAA
- a CDS encoding flavin reductase has product MIDQTAFFNLSYGLYLIGATDGERKAACVANTFQQVTSSPLQVSVALNKENATTDVILDSGRFTVSCLAKDATMELIGTFGFHCSTDVDKFASCETGLDAAGVPYVAEQCVARFSVRVVQAVNLGTHILYVGEVEEAEKLCPGEPMTYAYYHQVKGGKTPPKASSFLPDAPDAPAPAAAGDAPKPKVGWRCTVCGHIEYVDELPDDFICPVCGVGKDMFERVEL; this is encoded by the coding sequence ATGATCGATCAGACCGCGTTCTTCAATCTGAGCTACGGGCTCTACCTTATCGGCGCGACGGACGGCGAGCGCAAGGCTGCCTGCGTCGCCAACACGTTCCAGCAGGTCACGTCCTCGCCGCTGCAGGTGAGCGTGGCGCTGAACAAGGAGAACGCCACCACCGACGTCATCCTGGACTCCGGGCGCTTCACCGTGTCGTGCCTGGCCAAGGACGCCACGATGGAGCTCATCGGCACGTTCGGCTTCCATTGCAGCACCGACGTGGACAAGTTCGCCTCGTGCGAGACGGGCCTCGACGCGGCGGGCGTGCCCTACGTGGCCGAGCAGTGCGTCGCACGCTTCTCCGTGCGCGTCGTGCAGGCGGTGAACCTGGGCACGCATATCCTCTACGTCGGCGAGGTGGAGGAGGCCGAGAAGCTGTGCCCCGGCGAGCCGATGACCTACGCCTACTACCACCAGGTGAAAGGCGGCAAGACCCCGCCGAAGGCCTCGAGCTTCCTGCCCGATGCGCCCGACGCGCCGGCGCCCGCCGCTGCCGGCGACGCGCCCAAGCCGAAGGTGGGCTGGCGCTGCACGGTGTGCGGCCATATCGAGTACGTCGACGAGCTGCCCGACGACTTCATCTGCCCCGTCTGCGGCGTGGGCAAGGACATGTTCGAGCGCGTCGAGCTGTAG
- the thyX gene encoding FAD-dependent thymidylate synthase, translated as MHVELLYHTPDPERAIATAARLCYAPVGAAELMETMPEERVKSVLSTIMASGHFSTLEHASYTFAVDGVSRALTHQLVRHRIASFNQQSQRYVKFADGVAVVKPESIAADEATSALFDEAVAKAQEAYRALLDAGVPAEDARYLLPNAAETKIVITMNVRELLHFFSLRCCNRAQWEIRDMAHRMLELARPTAPFVFMDAGAPCVRGACPEGKMTCGNPYPRVTRG; from the coding sequence ATGCACGTCGAACTGCTCTACCACACGCCCGATCCGGAGCGCGCCATCGCCACGGCGGCGCGCCTGTGCTACGCGCCCGTGGGCGCGGCCGAGCTCATGGAGACCATGCCCGAGGAGCGCGTGAAGAGCGTGCTCTCCACCATCATGGCCAGCGGCCACTTCTCCACGCTCGAGCACGCGAGCTACACCTTCGCCGTGGACGGCGTGTCGCGCGCGCTCACGCACCAGCTGGTGCGCCACCGCATCGCCAGCTTCAACCAGCAGAGCCAGCGCTACGTGAAGTTCGCGGACGGCGTGGCCGTGGTGAAGCCGGAGAGCATCGCGGCCGACGAGGCGACGAGCGCGCTTTTCGACGAGGCCGTGGCGAAGGCGCAGGAGGCCTACCGGGCGCTGCTGGACGCCGGCGTGCCCGCCGAGGACGCGCGCTACCTCTTGCCCAATGCCGCCGAGACGAAGATCGTCATCACCATGAACGTGCGCGAGCTGCTGCACTTCTTCTCCTTGCGCTGCTGCAACCGCGCGCAGTGGGAGATCCGCGACATGGCGCACCGGATGCTCGAGCTCGCGCGGCCCACGGCGCCGTTCGTGTTCATGGACGCCGGCGCGCCCTGCGTGCGCGGCGCGTGCCCCGAGGGCAAGATGACCTGCGGCAACCCCTATCCTCGCGTGACGAGGGGCTAG
- a CDS encoding type II toxin-antitoxin system RelE/ParE family toxin, with protein MEGFEVVFYRKPSGRAPMDEFLESLPPKLNAKVHRDLGSLREEAHRLREPQSKRMGNGLFELRSRQGDDIARSFYFFFSGRRIVVTNGFVKKTQKTPRRELSRALAYKADWEERFGNG; from the coding sequence ATGGAAGGGTTCGAGGTGGTTTTCTACCGGAAGCCGAGCGGGCGCGCGCCCATGGACGAGTTCCTCGAATCGCTTCCCCCGAAGCTGAACGCGAAGGTGCACCGCGACCTCGGCTCCTTGCGCGAGGAGGCCCATAGGTTGCGCGAGCCGCAATCGAAGCGTATGGGGAACGGGTTGTTCGAGTTGCGCAGCAGGCAGGGCGACGACATCGCGCGGTCGTTCTACTTCTTCTTCTCGGGCAGGCGGATCGTCGTGACGAACGGGTTCGTGAAGAAGACGCAGAAGACGCCCCGCAGGGAGCTTTCGCGGGCGCTCGCCTACAAAGCCGATTGGGAGGAGAGGTTTGGCAATGGATGA
- a CDS encoding ABC transporter permease yields MKGNVLTITRKELARFFSNRVSALVSIVLPGVLIFAMWSVMGNVIADMSKPDMAKPPAVAAVNLPESVRSLAADTVLRVSDEPTAPSAQDMRERIDQGDVKAFAVFPEGFDEAVASYDPASGKPAPQVEIYYDSTDPDSQAAFAALRDVLDGYESSLANRFDVNAGQGAYDVADKRDVAGSLVVSIVPMLLLIFLFSSCMSIAAESVAGEKERGTMATLLATPVRRRDIALGKVLAITLIGLAIAVSSLIGILAGLPSLAQGMIDVNVYGPMEYLLLAVVVISTTLVIVMLITVVSALAKGVKEASMYLTPLMIVVMLVGILGMFGEAQADWWYYLIPLYNSVQAMIGIFTFDFQPVNITVCVAANLAFTGAGVLVLQRMFNSERLMFAR; encoded by the coding sequence ATGAAGGGCAACGTGCTCACGATAACCAGGAAGGAGCTGGCGCGGTTCTTCAGCAACCGGGTGTCGGCGCTCGTCTCCATCGTGCTGCCGGGCGTGCTCATCTTCGCCATGTGGAGCGTCATGGGCAACGTGATAGCCGACATGTCCAAGCCCGACATGGCCAAGCCGCCTGCGGTGGCCGCGGTGAACCTGCCCGAGAGCGTGCGCTCCCTGGCGGCCGACACGGTGCTGCGGGTGAGCGACGAGCCCACGGCGCCGAGCGCGCAGGACATGCGCGAGCGCATCGACCAGGGCGACGTGAAGGCGTTCGCCGTGTTCCCCGAGGGCTTCGACGAGGCCGTGGCCTCCTACGACCCCGCTTCGGGCAAGCCTGCTCCGCAGGTGGAGATCTACTACGACTCCACCGACCCCGATTCGCAGGCCGCCTTCGCCGCGCTGCGCGACGTGCTGGACGGCTACGAGTCGTCGCTGGCGAACCGCTTCGACGTGAACGCGGGACAGGGCGCCTACGACGTGGCCGACAAGCGCGACGTCGCCGGCTCGCTCGTGGTGTCCATCGTGCCCATGCTGCTGCTCATCTTCCTGTTCAGCAGCTGCATGTCCATTGCGGCCGAGTCGGTGGCGGGCGAGAAGGAGCGCGGCACCATGGCCACGCTTCTGGCCACGCCCGTGCGCCGGCGCGACATCGCGCTGGGCAAGGTGCTGGCCATCACGCTCATCGGGCTGGCTATCGCCGTATCCAGCCTGATAGGCATCCTTGCGGGCCTGCCGAGCCTGGCGCAGGGGATGATCGACGTGAACGTGTACGGCCCGATGGAGTACCTGCTTCTGGCCGTGGTGGTTATCTCCACGACGCTCGTCATCGTCATGCTGATCACCGTGGTGTCGGCGCTGGCGAAGGGTGTGAAGGAGGCGTCGATGTATCTGACGCCGCTCATGATAGTGGTCATGCTGGTGGGCATCTTAGGGATGTTCGGCGAGGCCCAGGCCGATTGGTGGTACTACCTCATCCCGCTGTACAACAGCGTGCAGGCCATGATCGGCATCTTCACGTTCGATTTCCAGCCGGTGAACATCACGGTGTGCGTGGCGGCGAACCTCGCCTTCACGGGCGCGGGCGTGCTGGTGCTCCAGCGCATGTTCAACAGCGAGCGCCTGATGTTCGCCCGCTAG
- a CDS encoding DUF1385 domain-containing protein — MAEQKSDLSRAFKEDGALKTHVGGQALLEGIMMRGKYNWSVAVREPSGGIYVEEHDLASGRAGRGWMHWPLVRGCRALVESLVLGFKALEIAAEHAFAEDEPDEAACSARESAEGAGTAQSLEQSCSHGQPTGLSGSCGTRLVDDADPLRSEGAGGSFAAEGAVSDVEGSPIGSLAEEGGFSWRDDFGRPDAVIDALGAQTSLEVVEEAQAEPAPAKKSFLDEEAEFGKKEMAISMVLGLVLGVVLFIVAPAFITNLIVGEYDQNTVLWNIVDGLLRVAVFVFYLWLIGRMQDIKRMFGYHGAEHKTIHCYEHGLPLTPENARSFPRLHVRCGTAFLIMVMVIAIFVYTVTPINGLIEAWGVPDGAPKLALVILVRILLMPVIAGISYEITVKWAGSHPDNPLVKVVLWPGMQMQYLTTNEPDDGMIECAIAAMQRVLEREEAEAAKAKADAAEDPEPAATAA, encoded by the coding sequence ATGGCCGAGCAGAAGAGTGATCTGTCGCGCGCGTTCAAAGAGGACGGCGCGCTCAAGACCCACGTGGGCGGCCAGGCGCTGCTCGAGGGCATCATGATGCGCGGCAAGTACAACTGGTCGGTGGCCGTGCGCGAGCCCTCCGGCGGCATCTACGTGGAGGAGCACGACCTGGCGAGCGGCCGCGCCGGCCGCGGATGGATGCACTGGCCGCTCGTGCGGGGCTGCCGGGCGCTCGTGGAGTCGCTCGTGCTGGGCTTCAAGGCGCTCGAGATCGCCGCCGAGCATGCGTTTGCGGAAGATGAACCTGATGAGGCTGCCTGTTCTGCTCGCGAGTCCGCGGAGGGGGCCGGCACCGCCCAGTCGCTCGAACAGTCCTGCTCGCACGGACAGCCCACTGGGCTGTCCGGCTCGTGCGGAACTCGCTTGGTGGACGATGCCGACCCCCTCCGCTCCGAGGGCGCTGGGGGCTCCTTCGCTGCGGAGGGGGCGGTTTCCGACGTTGAGGGGAGCCCGATCGGCTCGCTCGCTGAGGAGGGGGGATTCTCGTGGAGGGACGACTTCGGGCGGCCGGACGCGGTGATCGATGCGCTGGGGGCGCAGACGTCGCTTGAGGTGGTGGAGGAGGCGCAGGCCGAACCCGCGCCGGCGAAGAAGTCGTTCTTGGACGAGGAGGCGGAGTTCGGGAAGAAGGAGATGGCTATCTCCATGGTGCTCGGGCTCGTGCTGGGCGTGGTGCTGTTCATCGTGGCGCCGGCGTTCATCACGAACCTCATCGTGGGCGAGTACGACCAGAACACGGTGCTCTGGAACATCGTGGACGGCCTGCTGCGCGTGGCCGTGTTCGTGTTCTACCTGTGGCTCATCGGGCGCATGCAGGACATCAAGCGCATGTTCGGCTACCACGGCGCCGAGCACAAGACCATCCACTGCTACGAGCACGGCCTGCCCCTCACGCCCGAGAACGCCCGCAGCTTCCCGCGCCTGCACGTGCGCTGCGGCACGGCGTTCCTCATCATGGTGATGGTCATCGCCATCTTCGTGTACACGGTGACGCCCATCAACGGGCTCATCGAGGCGTGGGGCGTGCCCGACGGCGCGCCGAAGCTGGCGCTGGTCATCCTCGTGCGCATCCTGCTCATGCCCGTGATCGCCGGCATCTCGTACGAGATCACGGTGAAGTGGGCGGGCAGCCACCCGGACAACCCGCTGGTGAAGGTGGTGCTGTGGCCTGGCATGCAGATGCAGTACCTCACCACCAACGAGCCCGACGACGGCATGATAGAGTGCGCCATCGCCGCCATGCAGCGCGTGCTGGAGCGCGAGGAGGCCGAGGCCGCGAAGGCGAAGGCCGACGCCGCCGAGGACCCCGAGCCGGCCGCGACGGCGGCGTGA
- a CDS encoding transporter substrate-binding domain-containing protein — protein sequence MISRRTFIRTSALAAATLALGGLAGCVANPDVLRVGTKIDVPGFGFQNPETGNIEGMEVDIARELAKRIKGSPDALKVTGVNVTTRGAMLDNNTLDATLATFTITEARKKSYNFSRPYYTDHIGVLVKKSSGIADLRDLDGKTVGVALSATTRDKLTAAGDEIGISMSFAEYSTYPEIKIALVTGRVDAFSVDRSILNGYVDGSTMLLDTQFAPQEYGVATKKSNVELAAQIDAAIGAMADDGTLDALYERWGLATEKPEAGGGDA from the coding sequence ATGATATCGAGACGGACATTCATCCGCACGTCGGCGCTGGCCGCTGCGACGCTCGCCCTCGGGGGCCTCGCCGGCTGCGTGGCGAACCCCGACGTGCTGCGCGTGGGCACGAAGATCGACGTGCCGGGCTTCGGCTTCCAGAACCCCGAGACGGGCAACATCGAAGGCATGGAGGTGGACATCGCCCGCGAGCTGGCCAAACGCATCAAGGGCAGCCCCGACGCGCTCAAGGTGACGGGCGTGAACGTCACCACGCGCGGCGCGATGCTCGACAACAACACCCTCGACGCCACGCTGGCCACGTTCACCATCACCGAGGCGCGCAAGAAGAGCTACAACTTCTCGCGGCCCTACTACACCGACCACATCGGCGTGCTGGTGAAGAAGTCCTCGGGCATCGCCGACCTGCGCGACTTGGACGGCAAGACCGTGGGCGTGGCGCTGTCGGCCACCACGCGCGACAAGTTGACCGCCGCGGGCGACGAGATAGGCATCTCCATGAGCTTCGCCGAGTACTCCACGTACCCGGAGATCAAGATAGCGCTGGTCACGGGCCGGGTGGACGCGTTCTCGGTGGACCGCTCCATCCTGAACGGCTACGTTGACGGCTCCACTATGCTGCTCGATACGCAGTTCGCGCCGCAGGAGTACGGCGTGGCCACGAAGAAGTCCAACGTGGAGCTGGCCGCCCAGATCGACGCAGCCATCGGCGCCATGGCCGACGACGGCACGCTGGATGCGCTCTACGAGCGCTGGGGCCTGGCCACCGAGAAGCCGGAAGCGGGTGGCGGCGATGCTTGA